TTGAAAAAATGAAAAATGCTTATGACATTACCATCAATATTATCGACAAGAACCCTTCTAAAGTGATTTTTAAAGGCATATATTTCCCACAAGCAAACCATTCAAGTAATCCTTTTCTAACTGCGCCTATCGGTTTAGATTGGATACTGAAAAACTAAGCACAACATTGTGCATAAATCATTGGTCAACAAATAATTAAACTGTAAGCCGGTATATTACAAAACTCTTTATCTGCCCAACAGTGAAATGCTTTGAAATGCCCAACGCCTCATACACGAGCTCGCTAGGGCACGTTCAGCCCTCGGCTGACTTTTGATGGATGAAAACTAAAAGGGCTGTTGGTAACAAGGTGTCCTATGAAAGGACATATCATTGTTGAACAAATAGCATCTTATCTTATTTCCATTTCGTCAATTACTCGTCCAACCCATATTTCTTTAATACTTCATCCCAGGATACCGATTGAATTTGCCTGATCAACTGTTTGTTGACCTCATTAAAGTAAGGTTGATTCTTCGCCATGATAAAACTGCGGTACTGCTTTTGAAACGTAAACGGTAGGGACCGTATGTTATCCTGCATATCGTTGGTCTGTATCAAATATTCGGTGGTGGTCCTATCGGAAACCAGTACCTCAATTTTCCTCCGGGACAAGGCCCTTAGGGCCTGTAATGGGGTTCTGTATACCTCCGCGGGTTGCAACCCGTGTTTTTGTAAAAAAAGTTCCGCATCCGAAGCGCCTACAACGCCTATATCCCGAATATTTTGAAGGTCTTCCAAACCATTGATGTCCGCTTCCAGCGTGTTTACGGTTAATGTTGAGGCAATGGTCGCCGTAAATCCGGAAATGATGATAATGGCCGTAAACATCCACACAATGGCAATTGTTTTTCCCAAATGTGTTTTGGGCGCCTTATCGCCATACCCCACCGTGGTCATGGTTACCGCAGCCCACCAAAGGCCATCAAAAAGTCCCTTTACACCTGGTCTAAACTGGTATTTATTTGCCTTGCGTTCCACAAACCATAGAATGGTACCAAAGGTGAGCAAAATGACCAGCAGGAGCAGTACGATATTCAAAAAATCACGGGAAAAAAAGTTGTTGATGAAAATTTGAAACTGACTTTGACTGTTTACGGTCGTCGAAACGCCCAAACTGGAAACGTAGAAGGGGTGACTCACCTGAAACCGCTCAACCCTGCTGGGACTGTTGCTCAGGGGATTAATGGCAATGTCCAACTCTTCATAGTCCAACGAACGGACAATGCTTACGGCATCACTATGTTCCACGTATTCGTAGGGAACATCCATTTCGGATACAATACGTTCCCAAAGATCGATGGACACTCCCGTATACCCCTCAGAACCCTTCACCACAAAAGGAGGATCGATATAGACTCCGATTCGTAGTGCATCCTGCGGTGTTTGGGCGAGACCCAAACCTCCCAATAGAAAGGATACCAAAAGAACTATGTTACGATACATCTTTGTTATGGTATTGTAGTTCATCCACCACATTTAGGGCTAAAAACCGAACCAGAATCCCCAGCAAAGCCATGGTCTGCTGTGAAAACACATTTTTTTCCTTGGAATAGACACAAAAAACCAGGGTGTTGCCCTTTTTTTGTTCAAAAGGCACATACAGTCTTGAAAAATACCCATGGTTATCGTGTTGGCTTATATAATGGCGCACTTCTTTGTCACAATCATTGATTACAAGGGGTTTATCGGTAACCAATACATAACTGGGCAAATTGTTCTTTTCATCGAATACTTCTTCCCTTGTCAACATATCCGGATTTCCCCTTTGGTACCCTTTGTACCCAATCACTTCCCCTTTTTTATACCCTATTTCGAACAAATCCATTCGCGTGGGCAGCTCCACCAGTTTGCTCAGAATGGGCAATATAACGTTCCAATGCGGATCTTTGGGAATTTGCCTGATCAATCTGTGCAACAAATAGCTGTTCACCCCAGCGCTTTTCAACTCATTTTTTTTCTGTTGCAGGGCACTACTCTTAACGACCAGTTCAGCCTCCATTTCTTCAAGCTCTTTTTGTTTTTGCGACAAGGAAGCTTGCAATCCCCCCACTTTTTTGAGTACCCA
The sequence above is a segment of the Muricauda sp. SCSIO 64092 genome. Coding sequences within it:
- a CDS encoding ion channel, with the translated sequence MYRNIVLLVSFLLGGLGLAQTPQDALRIGVYIDPPFVVKGSEGYTGVSIDLWERIVSEMDVPYEYVEHSDAVSIVRSLDYEELDIAINPLSNSPSRVERFQVSHPFYVSSLGVSTTVNSQSQFQIFINNFFSRDFLNIVLLLLVILLTFGTILWFVERKANKYQFRPGVKGLFDGLWWAAVTMTTVGYGDKAPKTHLGKTIAIVWMFTAIIIISGFTATIASTLTVNTLEADINGLEDLQNIRDIGVVGASDAELFLQKHGLQPAEVYRTPLQALRALSRRKIEVLVSDRTTTEYLIQTNDMQDNIRSLPFTFQKQYRSFIMAKNQPYFNEVNKQLIRQIQSVSWDEVLKKYGLDE